The Bacteroidota bacterium DNA window TAGCGCTGCTCTCGTGTTTGCTACGGCTCTCGCGTGCACGGCGGCCATCCCAGGTCTGGCTCTAGCGGCCATGACAGAGGGGATGATGCTCAACGCCGACGGGGTGTTCGTATTGGTATATCCTCTTGCTCTGCTCGCGGGACTGCGCCACCGAGCGTGGGATCTAGTGCCAGCCGTCCCGGATGCTCGGCGATGACGACATGGAAGTGGGGCAGCCAAAGCAAGGTCAAGCATCCGATGTTGCGGGCGGACGCCGTCTCCTCGTTAATGCGTCGTGGCTGGGTGCAGCCAATATCGCCGTTAAGCCCCTATGGTTTGTGTTTATCACCGTGGCCTGCGCACGCGTACTGGGGGCGGACGGCTATGGTGCGCTGACGACAGCGTTATCGCTCGGGGCCGTCGCCTTTGCGCTGACTAACTTCGGCGCCGCCCAATACATCGTGCGCGAGGTGGCCCGCGATTCCGCGCAGGCGCCCAGGCTGTTTACTCATTTTCTCTCACTGCGGCTCCTACTCATTGCGATGGCGGCGGCGGGCGTCGGAGTTGCCGCCTGGGCTCTTGACTACGAGCGCCCTCTCGTGCTGACGACTGGGGCGGTATGTGTTTACCACGCCGGTCTGACTCTCACCGAGTATGCGCGCGCCTATTTCCAGGCGTTCGAAGTGCTTCAATACGAAGCGATCTCCGTCCTGGTAGAAAAGCTTCTCGTGATTGCAGGAGGCGCCTCCATGCTGGTTGCCGTGGCCACACCAGCAATGACCGTGGCAGGGATGGCGATTGGGACCGTATTCACGGCAACAGGGGTGTTGCTCTTCGTGGCACGCAAGCTCGTGCCTGAGCGGAATGGTCTCGACTGGCCCTATGCTAAATCCGTACTGCCAGCCCTTGTGCCCTACGGTCTGGTTAGCCTGCTGGGCATGATGTTCTTTCGGATTGACACGGTCATGGTCGAGGCGCTCCTGAGTACGGTCGCCGCCGCGCAGTATGGCCTGCCTTTCCGCTTCGTGGAAGCGCTCAACATGATTCCAGCTGTCGTCGTGACGGCAGCGGGCTACCCGCGTCTAGCTAAGCTCTGTAGCGAGGAACGTTTTGGCGCGGCAACACGGTTGCTGTGGCGTATCGCGGCGGGGCTGCTGGTTGTGGGCGTGATTGGAGCAGGGGTGCTAAGCGTGATTTCAGATCCCCTCATGACGTGGGTCACTGACGACCCGGAACTACAGGCATCGGCTCCGGTGCTCCGCGTATTGTGCTGGGCGTTTCCGCTGACAAGTTTGCGCACGTTGCTTGCGGCCGTACTCCTTTCACTCGATATGCCGCGTGCGGTGGCGGGTGGACTGTTTGGGGGAGTAGTGCTCAACGTCGGCCTCAACCTGTGGCTCATTCCACAACTCGGCGTGACGGGGGCGGCGCTTACGACGCTGGCGTGCGAACTCCTACTCCTTGCGGCCTATGCCTTCCTGTGCCACCTCCGCCTCCGACATCGGTAAAAGTCCATGCGCATCCTGACGATCGTCGACAAGCTCAGTGCAGGAGGCCGACAGCGTGTCGCCCAAGACTACACGCTCGGGTACCGGAAATATGGGGCAATGGTCGCCGTTCTCGCGCTCCAGGCTTCCGGACCTCGGCTTGAGGTGTTGCGTCAGGCAGGCGTGCCGGTCTTTGTCGGCGGTGACCCTGAGCAGATGGCTCGGGCTGTTGAAGAGGCTGGAGCCTGGGGGGCGGATGTGCTACACCTCCATAGCGAAGGGCCCGTACGCGATTTCGAGGCAGAAGCGATCCGCGCGCTACTACGCGGGCGCTCCCGTCGGCCCGCCGTTCTGGAAACCGCGTCGTTCGGCCGCGTCGACTATCGGCAGCGCTTTCAGGAGACGGATGTACATCTCCTGGTTGCCCCTTGGGTGCTCTGGCGATGGCAGCAATGGGCTCGGCCGCTTCGCCCGCCGCCGCTCGGGGCCGTCGTCCCAAACATCGTAGACGCCACCCGTTTCTTTCCAGCTGCGCCCTCGGACGTTGCTGCGTTTCGGCGTGCGCACGGTATACCTACCAACGCGTTCGTGTTCGGCTGCGTTGCCCGGCCTGACCCCCTCAAGTGGCCGGGGTTCATGTTCGAGGCCTTCGAGGAGGTGGCTCGGGCGCACCCCTCTGCATTCTTTGTCGGCGCAGGTTTTGACGATACAGCACGCGCCCGCATCGCCGCGTTCCCGGAGGACGTGCGCCGGCGTGTAGTTGAGCTCCCTTTCCTCCACGACGACGAGGTCCTCCGGACGTGCTACAGCGCTATGGATGTCTTCCTCCACGGCAGCCCCATTGGCGAGACGTTTGGCCTGGTGTTTGGAGAAGCCTTGCTGTGCGGCACCCCCATCGTCACGCACTCGACGCCTGCGCGCCACAATAGCCAACTGGGGGTGGTCGGCCATGAGCGTGGTGGCCTCGTGGCTGCGAGCGAGCGTTACGTCGCTGTAGCCATGGCGCGCCTGCTGACGACCCCGGCGCTGGTCGAGCAGTTGGCGCGGCGAGGGAGCGAGTACGTCCGGCAGCACTACACCGAAGAGCATGTGATCCCCCTCCTGCTGCGCGTGATCGGTCACGCTCAGCAGGCATCCTCGCGGGCGGCACTCGGCGCAGCCCTGGGGGCTGACCCCGGCATTGTCACGCACGTTCCCGACGAGCACGTCCGCAGTCTACTGGCAAACACGCTCGGGCGGACGCCGCTGCGTGCCCGGATTCTCATGCGTCTCGTGCACAAACCCGCTCTGTTTCGCGCCTGGTGGGCCATAAAAGGGCGTCTGCGTCGCCAACCCGATACGGACCCTGCAATGCCTCCTTCCGCATCTGTCTCTGCATCCGTATCTGACCATGCCTAGCCGCACGCGCCTGACTTGCTGGCTCGTCTTCGCAAGTATGGTACTAAGCCTAGCGAGCTACCCCGTTCGTAAGCTCGGCGGTCCATCAGAGTTGTACCCGTTCTTCAACTGGCGCCTGTTCTCCGAGCCCTGGGGCGTTGATGGGCATACAACTTACCGTCTCTACAGCCGTGCTACGTCCACGGCAGAGTGGATCCGCCACCCCGTAGCTTCAACCGAGGCATTCACGCGCAAGGAGTATCACCTCGTGATCGGGACAGTTACGGACGAAGCGCTGGCCACGCCTTCAGATCTGCGCCGGCTCCAGGCGTTCGCCTCGACGGTGGCACCCGGCGCTGAGTCCTACCGCATCGTCGGTGAGCGGTTTGCTCCGCTGGTCGTATTGGCGGACTCCGCAACTGCCGATACGACGACGCTCGTCCGTTTCGAAGTCCCTGAACGTCCCTAGCTCCCCGTCATGCTTAGCCGAACGGGCCGACTCAATGCTGCAGCTGCGGGCGTATGGGCCGGCCTCTTTGCCGATCGTGCGCTGCTGCTCCTCACCGTCCCCTGGATAGTTCTGCGGGCGTACATACGCGAAACCAGACTCCTGGAGCGACCCGCCGGCCTCTACGAGCCTGGGACATGGCTCTCGGCGCTGTTGCAGTCTGAGATGCCGGGAGCCGTCGCTTGGTACGGTGTCGCTGCCGTTATGGTGGCATGTGTGTGGGTATGCTGGCGGTTTCCCCAGGTCGTGCTGGCGCGCCTCGTGCTTGCATTCGGAGCGCTTTACCTCATCGCGCCTGAGTTCGCCTACGGCAAGGTGGACCACATGAACCACGTATTTCTGCTGGGCCACGTACTTGCTCTCTTCCTACCTGTAGGTACCCCCAACCTGCAAGCAGCTCTCCGCGACCGAGGTGCGGCAGAAGCGACGCTGCGTGCACAGGCCCGTGCCTTCGATTGGTACCGTGCAGGGCTGCTCTTCCCCTACACCTTGGCGGGGTTCTGGAAGGTTCTCGACCTCACCGTCCGCGCCGTGCTCAAGCCCGGCATGACGTTCCTCCATCCCGATGCTCTCCTGATCACCTCAGCGACGACCTACCGCTCGCATGACCTCCCGCTCGAAGTTCCACGATCACTTGCGACGTTCAACGAGGTATTTGGACCAGGCTACATCGCCCTGGCCGTCGTGTTCTTGGCGGCATCTACCGCCGGATTCAGGCGCCCGCTGCTCGGCCTGATGCTGCCTGTCATCCTCCTCTTCCATCTCAGCAACATCCTCACACTCTACGTGATCTTTGCGACGACGTGCGTAGTCGTGATCGCGTTGCTGTTTCCCTACGACCGCGCAATCCCTGCCGTCAGGCGTTCACTCGTGCCTGTGGAAATCGCGACGTTCACCGGACGCGGCTGGCACGCGCGCTACGTCAGGCACTATGCGAATGGCGACGCCGATGAGTTCGACGGCTTCAGGGCGTACCGAGCACGCTGGACCGATGCATCGTGGTGGCTTGGGGGACCCCTGCACCATCCGCTCTTCGACACGGTGATGTATCTCGTACGGTATGTCGGGACGCGCCGCCGCACGGCCACTCAACTCTAGACCCATGTTTAAGCTTTGCATTCAGTGGCCTCGATTCGGCCCAATCCACCTCACGCGCCTTCGCGCCACCCACGCCCATGCAGAAGAGCGTGGCGGCCGTGTGATCGGTCTCGAAACCGCGAGTGACGACGCGATCTACGAGTGGCGGGTCGAAGCAGGTGCTGAGCCCTTCGAGCGCGTCCAAGCGTTTCCCGGCCGCGTCTTTAACGACATCCGCCCTGCAGACATGCATGCGCGGACCCTCGACGTGCTCGACCAGATCGACCCTGACGCCGTAGCCATCATGAGCTACGGCTACCCGGATGCACGCGCGGCACTGGCCTGGTGTCGGCGCCGCCGCCGTGTTGCCATCCTCATGATGGCGACCAAAGAAGACGATGCGGAGCGGGTGGCGTGGCGAGAGCAGATCAAGCGCCAGATCGTCCAGGAGTACGATAGTGCCATCGTCGGAGGCACGCCGCAGCGCGACTATGTCGTGAAGCTAGGCATCCCTGAGGCGTACGTGTTCACGAAGTACAACGCGGTCGACAACGCGTTCTTCGACAACGGTGCGGAGGTGGCTAGGGCCGATCCAGAGCGGTTCCGGCACTTGCCTGGTCTGGCTAGTGACCGCCCCTTCTTCGTTGCATCGAACCGGTTCATCGCGCGCAAAAACCTGGACCGACTGCTGCTAGCCTACCATCAGTACCGTCGGCTCTCAGATCAGCAAGGGCACGCCCCCTGGCGCTTGCTCATGCTGGGCGATGGCTATCTCCGCAGCGAGCTCGAAGCGCTCGTCGCCCAACAGGACATTGCGGGGGTAGAGTTTTGCGGCTTCCGACAGATTGAAGAACTGCCAGCCTACTACGGGCTAGCCAGCGCCTTCGTGCACCCGTCGCTCGTTGACCAGTGGGCGCTCGCAGTTAATGAGGCGATGGCTGCCGGGCTCCCTGTGATTGTTTCGACCGGAGCAGGATGTGCACGGGACCTGGTTGATGAGGGGAGCAACGGCTTTCGCTTCGATCCGAACGACACAGAGGGCTTGGCACACCATCTACTCACGATGGCCCATCCCTCCACAGATCGACGCGCTATGGGTCGCCGCTCCCGAGAAATCGTGGCAGGGTGGGCCCCGGAGAAGTTTGCCGAATCCATATGGCTGGCCGCAATGGCGGGACGTGAACGAGCAAACAGGCGGCCGAATATCGCAGTCCAAGCGGCCCTCGTGGCACTGAACCGGATTCCTCGTCACATTCAGGCCTTTCATACTGTGGAGGCGTAACCCAACCTGCATGTCCCTTGAGTAACCCTCATACAAGCGTGCCCGCAACGACCATGGAACGTACCCTCGTGGATATTGCTTGTCCTCACTGCGGCGGCATGGAGCGTGGGCTGTGGGCTCGCGACAACGGCTACCAAGCCCAGCAGTGCACCACGTGCCAGTTTATCTACGTCAGTCCTCGCCCGCCGGCTGAAGCTATCGACGAGGCTGCGCAGAGCGGCCTGCATGCAACGGAGCATGGCGAGGTAGACCGAGTGGGACTCCTGAACTTTCGGCGTGCCAAGCAACGCATGTTCGAACAGCGCCTGGCCGAGCTCTACCCCGAACGCGAACTGGCAACGAAGACACGATCCTGGCTCGACGTGGGGTGCGGCTTTGGTGAACTGGTGGCGGCCGTTCAAGCCCTGCTGCCTCAGGGGTCTGCGGTATTAGGTGTTGACCCGTGTCTGCCGAAGGTGCGTGTCGCCCAACAACGCGGTCTTCCTGTGACGCCTGAAACGCTCAGCGATGTCCAGGGCACCTTCGACGTGATCTCGTTGGTCAATGTGTTCTCGCATCTGCCAGACCCCTTCTCGTTTGTCTCGAACCTCAAAACAAAGCTGCGGGACAACGGAGAGGTGGTGCTAGTCACGGGGAATGCCGCTGAGTTGCCAACCCCGGCCGCCTACCCAGATCCGCTCTATCTCCCTGATCACCTAGTCTTTGCTGGAGAGGCGCACTTGCGCGCCCTGTTCGAGCGGGACGGGTTTGAGGTCGTGAAGGTGCTCCGGGTGCCCTACTTCTTCCGGGATCCACTCCTGATCCCGAAAAACGTGGTGAAGAAGGTGCTGGGGCGACCTGCAGAGCCGCTGCGCAACACAGGACCTTTCCGCTCGCTGTTTGTTCGCGCTCGCCTGGTCTAGCTACGGCCCGTGTGACCAAATCCGCCGCTACCTCGCTCTGTGGCGGCTAGGTCGTGCGACTGTTCGAACTGGACACGCTCGTAGCGAGCTACGACGAGCTGAGCGATGCGCTCGCCGCGCGTGACGACGAAGGGCTCGGGGCCGTGGTTGATGAGCAACACCTTCACCTCGCCTCGATAGTCTGCGTCGATGGTGCCGGGGCTGTTCAAGACTGTGACGCCATGCTTGAACCCGAGTCCCGATCGCGGGCGTACCTGGCCCTCGGTGCCGTGCGGGAGCGCGATCTGAAGCCCCGTCGGGACCAGCGCGAACGCACCCGGCGCAAGCGTCAGCGGGGCGTCCTCGGGAACGGCCGCCCTGAGGTCGACGCCTGCGCTGTCTGCGGTGGCGTGCGCAGGTAAGGCGAGGCCCACACCGTGAGCGAGCACGTGGATGGGAATAGAGAGTTGGTCAGCCATCGGTATCAAAGCAGCAGGGTGGTGGAGGTATGAACCTCGCACCGCCCTAGGAGTGCGTCAAGCGAACAGCGCTTCAAGGGCTACTTGATGTCGCCCATCAGGCGCTTCACGAACGGGCTCACCAGCAGTGCGATCACGCCGCCGCCGCCCACGAACATCGCCACCGAGCTGAAGAGGTCGCTCGCGGGCAAGCTCTCGAGCTGGCCCGCCACGAGGCCCGCGATCAGGTTGCCCAGCGCCGCCGCCACGAACCAGATGCCCATCATCTGCCCCACGCGGTTCTTCGGCGCGAGCTTCGTCATCGACGAGAGACCGACGGGGCTGAGGCACAGCTCGCCGCAGGTGTGGAAGAAGTAGGTCACGATCAGCCACGAGGGTGACACCGGCGACTCCGGCGTGGCGTTGGCGGAGCCCCACGCGAGCACGAAGAAGCCCACCGACAGGCCGAGCAGCCCCATCCCAAACTTGACCGGGATGCTCGGATTCGCGTTGCGCTTCGAGAGCCACACCCAGAGGCTCCCGAAGACCGGGGCTAGGATGATGATGAACAGCGGGTTGATGAGCTGCAGCGTGCTCGCTGGGATCACCGCGTCCAAGATGTTGCGGTCGGTGAGATCGCGCGCAAACAGGTTCAGCGAGGTGCTCGCCTGCTCGAAGCCG harbors:
- a CDS encoding glycosyltransferase family 4 protein, with protein sequence MRILTIVDKLSAGGRQRVAQDYTLGYRKYGAMVAVLALQASGPRLEVLRQAGVPVFVGGDPEQMARAVEEAGAWGADVLHLHSEGPVRDFEAEAIRALLRGRSRRPAVLETASFGRVDYRQRFQETDVHLLVAPWVLWRWQQWARPLRPPPLGAVVPNIVDATRFFPAAPSDVAAFRRAHGIPTNAFVFGCVARPDPLKWPGFMFEAFEEVARAHPSAFFVGAGFDDTARARIAAFPEDVRRRVVELPFLHDDEVLRTCYSAMDVFLHGSPIGETFGLVFGEALLCGTPIVTHSTPARHNSQLGVVGHERGGLVAASERYVAVAMARLLTTPALVEQLARRGSEYVRQHYTEEHVIPLLLRVIGHAQQASSRAALGAALGADPGIVTHVPDEHVRSLLANTLGRTPLRARILMRLVHKPALFRAWWAIKGRLRRQPDTDPAMPPSASVSASVSDHA
- a CDS encoding flippase, with protein sequence MLGDDDMEVGQPKQGQASDVAGGRRLLVNASWLGAANIAVKPLWFVFITVACARVLGADGYGALTTALSLGAVAFALTNFGAAQYIVREVARDSAQAPRLFTHFLSLRLLLIAMAAAGVGVAAWALDYERPLVLTTGAVCVYHAGLTLTEYARAYFQAFEVLQYEAISVLVEKLLVIAGGASMLVAVATPAMTVAGMAIGTVFTATGVLLFVARKLVPERNGLDWPYAKSVLPALVPYGLVSLLGMMFFRIDTVMVEALLSTVAAAQYGLPFRFVEALNMIPAVVVTAAGYPRLAKLCSEERFGAATRLLWRIAAGLLVVGVIGAGVLSVISDPLMTWVTDDPELQASAPVLRVLCWAFPLTSLRTLLAAVLLSLDMPRAVAGGLFGGVVLNVGLNLWLIPQLGVTGAALTTLACELLLLAAYAFLCHLRLRHR
- a CDS encoding glycosyltransferase family 4 protein produces the protein MFKLCIQWPRFGPIHLTRLRATHAHAEERGGRVIGLETASDDAIYEWRVEAGAEPFERVQAFPGRVFNDIRPADMHARTLDVLDQIDPDAVAIMSYGYPDARAALAWCRRRRRVAILMMATKEDDAERVAWREQIKRQIVQEYDSAIVGGTPQRDYVVKLGIPEAYVFTKYNAVDNAFFDNGAEVARADPERFRHLPGLASDRPFFVASNRFIARKNLDRLLLAYHQYRRLSDQQGHAPWRLLMLGDGYLRSELEALVAQQDIAGVEFCGFRQIEELPAYYGLASAFVHPSLVDQWALAVNEAMAAGLPVIVSTGAGCARDLVDEGSNGFRFDPNDTEGLAHHLLTMAHPSTDRRAMGRRSREIVAGWAPEKFAESIWLAAMAGRERANRRPNIAVQAALVALNRIPRHIQAFHTVEA
- the dut gene encoding dUTP diphosphatase, coding for MADQLSIPIHVLAHGVGLALPAHATADSAGVDLRAAVPEDAPLTLAPGAFALVPTGLQIALPHGTEGQVRPRSGLGFKHGVTVLNSPGTIDADYRGEVKVLLINHGPEPFVVTRGERIAQLVVARYERVQFEQSHDLAATERGSGGFGHTGRS
- a CDS encoding class I SAM-dependent methyltransferase, which codes for MERTLVDIACPHCGGMERGLWARDNGYQAQQCTTCQFIYVSPRPPAEAIDEAAQSGLHATEHGEVDRVGLLNFRRAKQRMFEQRLAELYPERELATKTRSWLDVGCGFGELVAAVQALLPQGSAVLGVDPCLPKVRVAQQRGLPVTPETLSDVQGTFDVISLVNVFSHLPDPFSFVSNLKTKLRDNGEVVLVTGNAAELPTPAAYPDPLYLPDHLVFAGEAHLRALFERDGFEVVKVLRVPYFFRDPLLIPKNVVKKVLGRPAEPLRNTGPFRSLFVRARLV